A stretch of the Streptococcus oralis genome encodes the following:
- the yidA gene encoding sugar-phosphatase yields the protein MSIKLIAVDIDGTLVNSQKEISPEVFSAIQDAKQAGVKIVIATGRPIAGVAKLLDDLKLRDEGDYVVTFNGALVQETATGHEIISESLTYEDYQDMEFLSRKLGVHMHAITKDGIYTANRNIGKYTVHESTLVSMPIFYRTPEEMAGKEIVKCMFIDEPEILDAAIEKIPAEFYERYSINKSAPFYLELLKKNVDKGSAITHLAEKLGLTKYETMAIGDEENDRAMLEVVGNPVVMENGNPELKKIAKYITKTNDESGVAHAIRTWVL from the coding sequence ATGAGTATTAAACTAATCGCCGTCGATATCGACGGAACCCTAGTCAATAGCCAAAAGGAGATTTCTCCTGAAGTCTTTTCTGCCATTCAAGACGCCAAACAAGCCGGTGTCAAAATCGTGATTGCAACGGGTCGTCCCATCGCAGGTGTTGCCAAACTTCTGGACGACTTAAAGTTGAGAGACGAGGGGGACTATGTTGTAACCTTCAACGGTGCCCTTGTCCAAGAAACTGCGACTGGACATGAGATTATCAGTGAATCCTTGACCTATGAGGATTATCAGGATATGGAATTCCTCAGTCGCAAGCTCGGTGTCCACATGCATGCTATTACCAAGGATGGTATCTACACTGCCAATCGCAATATCGGAAAATACACGGTGCACGAATCAACCCTCGTCAGCATGCCCATCTTCTACCGTACTCCTGAAGAAATGGCTGGCAAGGAAATCGTCAAATGTATGTTCATCGACGAACCAGAAATTCTCGATGCTGCGATTGAAAAAATTCCAGCAGAATTTTACGAACGCTACTCTATCAACAAATCTGCTCCTTTCTACCTAGAACTCCTTAAAAAGAATGTAGACAAGGGTTCAGCTATTACCCACTTAGCTGAAAAACTAGGATTGACCAAATATGAAACCATGGCGATCGGGGACGAAGAAAATGATCGCGCCATGCTGGAAGTCGTGGGTAATCCCGTTGTTATGGAAAATGGAAATCCAGAGCTCAAAAAAATCGCCAAATACATCACCAAAACAAATGACGAATCTGGCGTTGCCCATGCTATACGTACATGGGTGTTGTAA
- a CDS encoding DUF1934 domain-containing protein translates to MKIRMRNRIQFDEQLEVVDQLYDVEVHKKGDYSYLLFYNEEKEKVVIKFHGQELVMTRFSNPKTIMRFLKDSDSLAYIPTPMGMQEFIIQTSHYKLDGQKIELAYQLQNQEGHPFASYQLEITWG, encoded by the coding sequence GTGAAGATTCGGATGCGAAATAGGATTCAGTTTGATGAACAGTTGGAAGTCGTTGACCAACTCTATGACGTGGAAGTGCATAAAAAGGGCGATTATAGCTATCTGCTTTTCTACAATGAGGAAAAGGAAAAAGTGGTCATTAAATTCCATGGTCAAGAACTAGTGATGACCCGTTTTTCCAATCCGAAGACCATTATGCGTTTTCTCAAGGATAGTGATAGTTTAGCCTATATTCCGACTCCAATGGGGATGCAGGAGTTTATCATTCAAACGAGTCACTACAAACTGGATGGGCAAAAGATTGAGCTAGCCTATCAACTGCAAAATCAAGAGGGCCACCCCTTTGCCAGCTATCAATTAGAAATTACTTGGGGATAA
- a CDS encoding Gfo/Idh/MocA family protein — protein sequence MLKLGVIGTGAISHHFIEAAHASGEYQLVAVYSRKLKTAATFASRYENIQLFDQLEDFFKSSFGVVYIASPNSLHFVQAKAALSAGKHVILEKPAVTQPQEWLNLRLTAEKNHCFIFEAARNYHEEAFTTIKNFLADKQIWGADFNYAKYSSKMPDLLAGQTPNVFSDRFAGGALMDLGIYPLYAAIRLFGKAQDATYQAKQLNNSIDLNGDGILFYPNFQVHIKAGKNITSNLPCEIYTADGTLTLNTIEHVRSAIFSHHQGNQVQLPIQQAPHTMTEEVAAFAHMIKQPDQTLYQNWLDDAGSVHDLLYTMRQTAGIRFEAEK from the coding sequence ATGCTTAAATTAGGTGTTATCGGAACAGGCGCTATCAGCCATCATTTCATAGAAGCAGCCCATGCTAGCGGAGAATACCAGCTGGTTGCAGTCTATTCTAGAAAACTAAAAACTGCCGCAACCTTTGCTTCTCGCTATGAAAATATCCAACTCTTTGATCAATTAGAAGACTTCTTTAAGTCTTCCTTTGGTGTGGTCTATATCGCCAGTCCAAACTCCTTGCATTTTGTTCAAGCCAAGGCTGCCTTATCTGCTGGTAAGCACGTCATTCTTGAAAAACCAGCTGTCACTCAGCCACAAGAATGGCTGAATTTGAGGCTGACAGCTGAGAAAAATCACTGTTTTATCTTTGAGGCAGCTCGTAATTACCACGAGGAAGCCTTTACCACTATCAAGAATTTTTTGGCAGACAAGCAAATTTGGGGAGCAGATTTCAACTATGCCAAGTATTCTTCCAAGATGCCTGACTTATTGGCTGGACAGACGCCAAATGTCTTTTCAGATCGTTTTGCTGGTGGAGCCCTTATGGATTTGGGGATTTATCCTCTCTATGCTGCTATTCGCCTCTTTGGAAAGGCTCAGGACGCGACTTATCAGGCTAAACAGCTTAACAATAGCATTGACCTAAATGGAGATGGTATCCTCTTCTACCCTAACTTTCAAGTTCATATCAAGGCTGGGAAAAACATCACTTCCAATCTTCCTTGTGAGATTTACACAGCAGATGGAACCTTGACCCTTAACACGATTGAACATGTCCGCTCAGCTATTTTTAGCCACCACCAAGGAAATCAAGTTCAACTCCCTATCCAACAAGCTCCTCATACGATGACTGAGGAAGTTGCTGCATTTGCACACATGATCAAGCAACCAGACCAGACGCTTTACCAGAACTGGCTGGATGATGCAGGTTCTGTTCATGACCTATTATATACCATGCGCCAGACTGCTGGCATTAGATTTGAGGCAGAAAAATGA
- a CDS encoding HD domain-containing protein, whose amino-acid sequence MNEKVFRDPVHNYIHVNNQVIYDLINTKEFQRLRRIKQLGTSSYTFHGGEHSRFSHCLGVYEIARRITEIFEEKYPEEWDPAESLLTMTAALLHDLGHGAYSHTFEHLFDTDHEAITQEIIQSPETEIHQVLLQVAPDFPEKVASVIDHTYPNKQVVQLISSQIDADRMDYLLRDSYFTGASYGEFDLTRILRVIRPVENGIAFQRNGMHAIEDYVLSRYQMYMQVYFHPATRAMEVLLQNLLKRAKELYPEDKDFFARTSPHLLPFFEKKVTLSDYLALDDGVMNTYFQLWMTSPDKILADLSQRFVNRKVFKSITFSQEDQDQLATMRQLVEEIGFDPDYYTAIHKNFDLPYDIYRPESENPRTQIEILQKNGELAELSSLSPIVQSLAGSRHGDNRFYFPKEMLDQNSIFASITQQFLNLIENDHFTPNKNE is encoded by the coding sequence ATGAACGAAAAAGTATTCCGTGACCCAGTTCACAACTATATCCATGTCAATAATCAGGTCATCTATGACTTGATCAATACAAAGGAATTTCAACGTCTGCGCCGTATCAAACAGCTAGGAACTTCCAGCTATACTTTCCATGGTGGGGAGCACAGTCGCTTTTCCCACTGTCTAGGAGTCTATGAGATTGCTCGTCGTATCACGGAGATTTTTGAAGAAAAATATCCTGAAGAATGGGATCCTGCTGAGTCTCTTTTGACCATGACTGCTGCGCTCCTTCATGACCTCGGGCATGGTGCCTACTCTCATACTTTTGAACATCTCTTTGATACAGATCATGAGGCCATTACCCAGGAAATCATCCAAAGTCCTGAGACAGAGATTCACCAAGTTCTGCTACAAGTGGCACCCGATTTTCCGGAAAAGGTAGCCAGTGTCATTGACCACACCTATCCTAACAAGCAGGTCGTACAGCTCATTTCCAGTCAGATTGATGCGGACCGTATGGACTATCTCTTGCGCGACTCCTATTTTACAGGAGCATCTTATGGGGAATTTGACCTAACTCGTATCCTCCGAGTGATTCGTCCTGTTGAAAATGGTATCGCCTTTCAGCGCAATGGCATGCACGCCATCGAAGACTATGTCCTCAGTCGCTACCAGATGTATATGCAGGTTTATTTCCACCCAGCAACACGCGCCATGGAGGTTCTTCTACAGAATCTCCTCAAACGCGCTAAGGAACTCTATCCTGAAGACAAAGATTTCTTTGCACGCACTTCTCCTCATTTGCTACCTTTTTTTGAAAAGAAAGTTACTCTATCTGACTATCTGGCTCTGGATGATGGCGTGATGAATACCTACTTCCAACTCTGGATGACCAGTCCTGACAAGATACTAGCCGACTTGTCGCAACGTTTTGTCAACCGCAAGGTCTTTAAATCCATTACTTTTTCTCAAGAAGATCAAGACCAACTCGCAACCATGAGACAACTGGTTGAAGAAATCGGTTTTGATCCCGACTACTATACAGCCATTCATAAGAACTTTGACCTCCCTTATGATATCTATCGTCCCGAATCTGAAAATCCACGGACACAGATTGAAATTTTACAAAAAAATGGAGAACTGGCAGAACTCTCTAGCCTGTCCCCTATCGTCCAATCCCTTGCTGGCAGTCGCCACGGAGATAATCGTTTCTATTTCCCAAAAGAAATGTTAGATCAAAACAGCATCTTCGCAAGTATCACCCAGCAATTTTTAAACTTGATTGAGAATGATCATTTTACCCCAAATAAGAACGAATAG
- a CDS encoding DEAD/DEAH box helicase — MKTKLPTEWQELSDQLSFQEFTPIQTQLFEPILAGENLLGVSPTGTGKTLAYLLPSLLKLQKKKAQQLLILAPNTELAGQIFDVCKTWAEAIGLTAQLFLSGSSQKRQIERLKKGPEILIGTPGRIFELIKLKKIKMMNVEAIILDEFDQLLDDSQIHFVEKITHYAPRDHQLIYMSATTKFNQEKIAPNTRTIDLSDQKLDNIQHFYMQVDQRHRVDMLRKLAHVEDFRGLVFFNSLSDLGSAEEKLQYRDILAVSLASDVNVKFRKVILEKFKDKQLTLLLATDLLARGIDIDSLECVVNFDVPRDIETYTHRAGRTGRMGKEGYVITLVTHPEELKKLKKFASVREIVLKNQELYIK; from the coding sequence ATGAAAACCAAACTACCGACTGAATGGCAGGAACTGAGCGATCAGCTCAGTTTCCAAGAATTCACCCCCATTCAAACTCAACTATTTGAGCCTATACTTGCTGGAGAAAACCTCCTAGGAGTGAGCCCAACAGGAACTGGCAAGACCCTAGCTTATTTACTCCCAAGTCTTCTCAAACTACAAAAGAAAAAAGCCCAGCAACTCTTGATTCTAGCACCAAATACAGAACTAGCTGGACAGATTTTTGACGTGTGTAAAACGTGGGCAGAAGCCATCGGTTTGACTGCTCAGCTCTTCTTATCAGGTTCCAGTCAAAAACGCCAGATTGAACGCCTCAAAAAAGGACCAGAAATTCTGATTGGAACTCCTGGCCGTATCTTTGAGCTGATTAAATTGAAAAAAATCAAGATGATGAATGTGGAAGCCATCATCCTGGATGAATTTGACCAATTGCTCGATGATTCTCAAATTCACTTTGTCGAGAAAATAACCCACTACGCACCTCGTGACCACCAACTCATCTATATGAGTGCGACGACCAAGTTTAATCAAGAGAAGATTGCACCAAACACACGTACCATTGATCTCTCTGATCAAAAACTGGACAACATTCAACATTTCTACATGCAGGTAGACCAACGTCACCGAGTGGATATGCTACGAAAACTGGCTCATGTAGAGGATTTCCGCGGACTAGTCTTCTTTAATAGCCTATCAGATCTTGGAAGTGCAGAAGAAAAATTACAGTATCGCGATATCTTGGCTGTTTCACTCGCTAGCGATGTCAATGTTAAATTTCGAAAAGTCATCTTAGAAAAGTTTAAAGATAAGCAACTAACCCTGCTCCTTGCAACTGATCTTTTGGCTCGTGGAATTGATATCGATAGCCTAGAATGTGTCGTAAACTTCGACGTCCCTAGAGATATCGAAACCTACACTCACCGTGCTGGCCGTACAGGTCGCATGGGCAAAGAGGGCTATGTTATCACTCTGGTAACCCATCCTGAAGAACTGAAAAAACTCAAGAAATTCGCAAGTGTTCGTGAAATTGTCCTAAAAAATCAAGAACTCTATATCAAATAA